The following are from one region of the Remersonia thermophila strain ATCC 22073 chromosome 6, whole genome shotgun sequence genome:
- a CDS encoding mitochondrial 37S ribosomal protein uS5m, translating to MSAARPAAGRLLSGACLAVRPKAAAATATAATTLPTGATTSPHAAVASACYSPSSSSPCLGRVLARPFHSSPHLSARRRPRFANVRASDMGLMDDKQIDDFTKDKFPKYTPEELAHLRTLYSPEQMAALEAGEAAINPRDLTVQGRLRTDPYRMPYIDDFAETQPVIDKRARNKAPPDPHARFMDLDQFARDLIDWADKLPKGEVTGNLKRLQDFVPEAYRARPETQWPAEVRDEARAKFQRYMEGEVAKQQKALNAKGSDALSDLGGGPTDADILQYILERSVMTDANRQTDSSMAPALPNKVPGVAGLYKTVIDPEDQGKDDLGIYQDVKRRTGMTVREILNLRDKQLLVRFVSNQTRLGKVRSCSVIHIVGNGDGWLGYGEAKGTETQLAFRKARINALLNLRPIRRYENRTIYGSITSKISATIVKMEARPPGFGLRVPYRIFEMCRAAGIHDLSASMPRARNPMNSIKAAYWALCNQPDPEEIAMARGKKLVDARKVYYGGAVY from the exons ATGAGCGCAGCACGACCGGCAGCGGGGAGGCTGCTCTCCGGAGCATGCCTCGCCGTGAGGCCCaaagcagcggcggcgacggccacggcggcgacgacactACCGACCGGTGCGACAACATCACCCCACGCGGCCGTGGCCTCCGCCTGCTACTccccgtcgtcctcatcaccatgcctcggccgggtcctcgccCGTCCCTTCCACAGCTCCCCACATCtctcggcccggcggcggccacggtTCGCCAACGTGCGCGCCTCCGACATGGGCCTGATGGACGACAAGCAGATCGACGACTTCACCAAGGACAAGTTCCCCAAGTACACGCCCGAAgagctcgcccacctccgCACCCTCTACTCGCCCGAGCagatggcggcgctcgaggccggcgaggccgccatcaacCCGCGCGACCTCACCGTGCAGGGCCGCCTGCGCACCGACCCGTACCGCATGCCCTACATTGACGACTTTGCCGAGACGCAGCCCGTCATCGACAAGCGGGCGCGCAACAAGGCCCCGCCCGACCCGCACGCCCGCTTCATGGACCTCGACCAGTTCGCCCGCGACCTGATCGACTGGGCCGACAAGCTGCCCAAGGGCGAGGTGACGGGCAACCTCAAGCGGCTCCAGGACTTTGTGCCCGAGGCGTACCGGGCCCGTCCCGAGACCCAGTggcccgccgaggtgcgcgacgaggcccgcgccaAGTTCCAGCGGTACatggagggcgaggtggccaagcAGCAAAAGGCGCTCAACGCCAAGGGCAGCGACGCGCTGtcggacctcggcggcgggccgaccgacgccgacatcCTGCAGTACATCCTCGAGCGGTCCGTCATGACGGACGCCAACCGGCAGACCGACTCGTCCATGGCCCCCGCGCTGCCCAACAAGGTgcccggcgtggcgggcctGTACAAGACGGTCATCGACCCGGAGGACCAGGGCAAGGACGACCTGGGCATCTACCAGGACGTGAAGCGGCGCACGGGCATGACGGTGCGCGAGATCCTGAACCTGCGCGACAAGCAGCTGCTGGTGCGCTTCGTGTCGAACCAGACCCGTCTGGGCAAGGTGCGGAGCTGCTCCGTCATCCACATCgtcggcaacggcgacggctggCTTGGGtacggcgaggccaagggcacCGAAACCCAGCTGGCCTTCCGGAAAGCCCGCATCAACGCCCTCCTGAACCTGCGGCCCATTCGCCGGTACGAGAACCGGACGATTTACGGGTCGATCACGTCCAAGATCTCGGCCACGATCGTGAAGATGGAGGCGCGACCGCCAG GCTTCGGCCTGCGCGTGCCATACCGCATCTTCGAGATGTGCCGTGCCGCCGGCATTCACGACCTGTCGGCCAGCATGCCCCGCGCCCGCAACCCCATGAACTCGATCAAGGCCGCCTACTGGGCTCTCTGCAACCAGCCCGACCCGGAGGAAATCGCCATGGCTCGCGGCAAGAAGCTGGTTGACGCCCGCAAGGTGTACTACGGCGGGGCTGTGTATTAA